The genome window GCGCGCATCCGCCAGCCGGACGAGCCGCGTCGGATGCGTTGCATGCGCCGGGGCCGACAGGACATAGAACCGCCCCGCGCCCGAGAACTCGACCGGGCCCGCGCCGCGCCCGACATAGAGGATCTCGCCCGTGGCGATCTCGTGCGTCTCGCCCGCGACGCGGACCTGACCGGCCTCGCCGATATTGAGGATGCCGGCCTCGCGCCGGTCGAGGAAGCTCTCGGTCCCGGTCTCGGCCACGCGGTCGAGGGTCAGCGTGCCGCCATCCGGCACGACCGACCCGATCAGCAGGCGATCGTAATGCGAATAGACGAACGTCGCCTCGCCCGGCCGGAAGAGACCGCCGACGTGAAAATGCGCCCGCAGCCCTTCGGTGTCGAGGTCCTTGGCGGTTGCGGGATCGATCGCGTGGCGGGTGGTCGTGGCTGTCATCGCGCGGCCTTAGAGAAAGTCGTCGCGGCGCGGCGTGAACGTGTCGATGAGCCGTCCGGCCTCGAGACAGACGACGCCGTGGCGCGTGCCCGACGGCACGACCAGGCTCTCGCCCTCGCCGATCTCGATCGTGTCGTCGCCGAGGGTGAAGCGGAACCGGCCCCCTTCGACATAGACGGCCTGCGTATGCGGATGGTCGTGCGGCTTGCCCTCGGCACCGGCCTCGAAGGTCACGCCCACGACCATGATCTCGGGGTTCTGGCTCAGGACGCGGCGGGTGACGCCGGGATCGGCCTGCACTTCGGGATAGGTATCGGTCATCTGGATCATCCTCTGAAAAGGGCCGGCAGCCAGAGCGACAATGCCGGGATGTAGGTCACGAGAAGGAGCACCGCGATCGACGCCCCGTAGAATGGCCAGATCGTCTTGAGGACCTGACCGATCGGTATGCGCCCCACCGCGCAGCCGACGAAGAGCACGGCCCCCACCGGAGGCGTGCAGAGCCCGATGCCGAGATTCAGCACCAGGATGATGCCGAACTGCACCGGATCGACGCCGAACGCGGTCGCCACGGGCAGGAAGATCGGCGTCGTGATGATGATGAGCGGGCTCATGTCCATGAACGTGCCGAGGATCAGCAGGCTCACGTTGATGAGCAGGAGGATCAGGATCGGATTGTCGCTGACCCCCTCCATGAAGGTGACGATGCCCGCGGGCACGCGCAGGAAGGCCAGAAGCCATCCGAAGCTCGCCGCCATGCCGATGACGAGCAGCACCATCGCCGTCGTCCTGACCGCGCCGAGCGTCGCCTCGACGAATGCCTTCCACGGCAGCGAACGATAGACGAGGAACGTCACGAACATCGCGTAGACTACTGCGATGCAAGACGATTCCGATGCAGTGAAGATGCCCGAGCGCACCCCGCCGAACATGATCCCGACCAGGATCAGCCCCGGAATGGCCGAGACGAGCAGCGCGCCCAGCACGCGCCCGCCCGGGAACGGATCCGTCGGATAGCCGCGGCGGCGCGCGACGAACCATGCCGCGACAATCAGCGCGAGCGCGAGCAGCAGCCCCGGCACGATCCCGGCGGTGAAGAGATCCGCGATCGAGAGCCGCCCCCCGCTCGCGATGGAATAGATGATGAGGTTATGCGACGGCGGCAGCATCAGCGCGATGATCGACGAGGTGACTGTCACGTTCACCGCGTAATCCGTGTCGTAGCCACGCTTTTCCATCTGCGGAACCATGAGCCCGCCGATCGCCGCGGCATCGGCCGCGGCCGAGCCCGAGATCCCGCCGAAAAGGACCGATGCCAGGATGTTGACCTGCCCGAGCCCGCCCCGCAGATGCCCCACGAGACCCCCGGCAAGCGCCACGAGCCTGCGCGCGATATCGCCGCGGACCATCAGCTCGCCCGCATAGATGAAGAACGGGATCGCCATCAGCGCATAGACCGAGACGCCGGAATTGAGGCGCTGGAACACCACGACGGGCGGCAGTCCGAGATAGAGGATCGTCGCGAAGCTGCTCGCGCCGAGGCAGAACGCCACCGGCGTCCCGATGAGCAGGAGCGTCGTGAACGTCCCGAAGAGGATCCAGAGTTCCATTATTCCTCCGTGACCTCGTCGACCACGTCGCCGAACCGGGCGGTGGGCAATCCGGCGAGCCTGCGCGCGATGCGTTCGACCGAGAAGAGCACGACGAGCACGCCGCCGATGACGATGGGCGCGAAGTCGAACGCGCCCGAGATCCCGAGGCTCGGGATGGAATTTCCGGCGGTGCGCGCGGCAAGCTGCCAGCCGAACCAGATCATGCCGACCCCGAAGGCCAGCACCACCGCGTCGGAAATATGAAAGAGCACGTCCTTCACCCCGTCCGACAGAAGGTAGAGCACCACCTCGAACGACAGGTGATAGCCCTCCCTGATGCCGACGGCGGCCCCGAGGAAAATGAACCAGCCCATCGTCATGACCGATGCGGGCTCGGACCAGACGAGGCTGTTGTTGAGGACGTAGCGCCAGAAGACCTGCGCCGCGATCATCGCGGTCATGAGAACGAGGCCGATCCCTGCCCCCCAGAGCGCGATCCGCGACACGAGCCCCGTGAAATTTGCGAACTTTTCCAAGATCTGTCCTGCCGGAAAGGATCCGGAGGCGGTCGGGCCGCCTCCGGCGGTCTATGGCGTCACTCGGTCGCCTGGATCCGCTCGACGAGGGATTTCAGCGTGTCCGAGGTCACGTATTTCTCGTAGACCGGGCCCATCGCGTCGATGAAGGGCTGCTTGTCGATCTCGGTGATGACCTCGACACCCGCATCGCGGACCTGCTGTTCGGAGGTCGCCTCGCGCTCGGCCCAGGCTTCGCGCATGATCGGCACGCTGTCCTTCGCGGCCTGGCGGACGAGCTCCTGATCCTCGGGGCTCAGCGCGTCGAAGCTCGTCTTCGACATGACGAGGATTTCGGGCACGATCAGGTGCTGGTCGAGCGTGAAATACGGCGCGACCTCGTAATGGCCCGACGATTCGAAGGACGGCCAGTTGTTCTCGGCTCCGTCGATGACGCCCGTCTGGATGCCGGAATAGACCTCGCCGTAGGGCATCGGCGTCGCGTTCGCGCCAAGCGCCCCCACCATGTCGACGAAGATGTCCGACTGCATGACGCGGAACTTCATGCCCGCGAGGTCGTCGATCGAGCGGATGGGCTTTTCGCTGTTGTAGAAACTGCGCGAGCCGCCGTCGTAATAGGCGAGCCCCACGAGGTCGTGCGGCTCGAACGCGGCGAGAATCTCGTCGCCGATCGGGCCGTCCATCACCTTGTGCATGTGCTCGACCGAGCGGAAGATGTAGGGCAGCGAGACGACCTGCGTCTCCTCCACGATGTTGTTGAAGGGGCCCATCGACACGCGGTTGAGGTCGATCACGCCGAACTGTGTCTGCTCGATCGTGTCCTTCTCCTCGCCCAGCTGGGCGGAGTGGAACACCTCGACGCAGATGCGCCCGTCGCTGCGCTCCTCCAGCATCCGGCCCATCTCCTCGACGGCGATGACGGTCGGATAGCCGTCGGGATGCGTGTCGGACGAGCGCAGCGTGACCTCGCACGCCATCGCGGAGCCCGCGAAGGCCGCCGAGGCCAGAAGGCCCGCGGTCAGTGTGGTTTTCAGTTTCATCGTCTTCTCCTCCCCAGGATGGCTCGTCAGAGCCGGTAAGCCTCTTTTGCGAGGCGGTATGTCAGGTCGTGGGCGACTTCGTGGGCCGCGTCCTCCGCCAGCCGTCCGGTCGCCACGAGCCCCGCGAGATAGGCGCAGTCGCAGCGCCGCGAGACGTCGTGCCGCGCCGGGATCGAGCAGAAGGCACGGGTGTCGTCGTTGAACCCGGCGGTGTTGTAGAAGCCCGCCGTCTCGGTCGTGGCCTCGCGGAACCGGCGGATGCCCTCGGGGCTGTCGAAGAACCACCATGGCGGCCCCAGGCGCAGCGCCGGATAGGCCCCGGCCAGCGGCGCGAGCTCGCGACCGTATGTCGTCTCGTCGAGGGTGAAGGGAATGATCGTCAGGTCCCGCTCGGTCCCGACGGCCCCGAGAAGCGGCTTCAGCCCGTTCACCCAGTCGGTGCGCGACGGGATGTCGAAGCCCTTGTCGCGGCCATGCGCCTCGAAGACCGTCGCCGAATGGTTGCGATGCGATCCGGCATGGATCTGCAGCGTCAACCCGTCCTCGAGGCTCATCCGCGCCATCTCGGTCAGCATGTGGCCGCGGAAGGCATCGGCCTCCTCCGGGCTGCACTTGCCGTCGAGCGCCTTCAGGAACAGCGCCTTCGCCGTCTCGCGGTCGAGATCCTCCGTCCGGGCGGTCGGGTGGCCGTGATCGCTGGCCGTCGCGCCATGCTCCTTGAAGAAGGCGCGACGCGCGCGATGCGCCTCGAGATAGCCGCCCCAGCTCGTCGTCGGGATGCGGGTGAGCTCGCCCAGCTTCTCGACATTCTCGGCGAAGCCCTCGTAATCGGGATCGACCACGGCGTCGGGGCGATAGGTCGTGATGACCTGGCCCTTCCAGCCGCTCTGGCGGATCATCTTGTGCCATTTCAGATCGTCGAGCGCGCCCTCGGTCGTGGCCAGCGCCTCGATGTTGAACCGCTCGAACAGCGCGCGCGGCAGGAACGAATCCTCGGCCAGCTTCGCGTCGATATGGTCGTAATACTCGTCCGCCGTATCGCGGTTGAGCGGCATGTCGATGCCGAAGACATGCTCGAACGAATGGTTCAGCCACATCTCCGACGGCGTCCCGCGGAAGAGGTGGAAGTTCTCGGCGAAGATGCGCCAGACCTTGCGCGGATCGATCTCGCTCCGGCTGCCATCGGCGCGCGGAACGCCCAGCTCGGTCAGCGTCACGCCCTGGCTCACCAGCATCCGGAAGACATAATGGTCGGGCACGACGAAAAGCTCGGCCGGATTGGGAAACCGCTTGTTCTCGGCGAACCAGCGCGGATCGCAATGGCCGTGCGGGCTGATGATCGGCAGATCCGCCACCCCCTCGTAGAGCCTGCGTGCGAGGTCGCGCTCGCCGGGGTCGGAGGGAAAGAGACGGTCGGGATGTGTCAGCGGCATGGATTCCAGTTCCTCGGGTCGACAGAACTGATATGCCAGTCTGCCAGTTGTGTCAAAGCCGGTTTCGCGGCACTCTGGCGCGGAACCGCGACCGTGCCGAGGACAGAAATGGACGACCTGACCCTCGCCCCGTTCGATGACGAACCCGCGATCACGGCGACCGAGCGGGTCTTCCAGACGCTCTACCGCGCGATCGTCACGATCCGCCTGCCCCCCGGCACGAAGGTGAGCGAGGCCGAGATCGCGCGCCGGCTGAACGTGTCTCGCCAGCCCGTGCGCGACGCGTTCTTCCGCCTGTCCATGCTGGGTTATCTGTCGATCAGGCCGCAGCGCGCGACCCTCATCACCGCGATCTCGGACGAGGATGTGCGCCGGGCGAGCTTCATCCGCTCCGCGCTCGAAAGCGCGTGCATCCGCGCGGCGGCGGCCGCCCTCACCGATCGCGACATCGCGGCCCTGCGCGAGATCCTCGCGCGTCAGGGCCGCGCGGTCGAGGCCGACGACCGAGACCGGTTCCACCGCCTCGACGACGCGTTTCACGGCGAGATCTGCCGCATCGGCGGCCACGCCTATGTCTGGCCGCTCATCGACGAGCAGAAGGGCCACATGGACCGCGTGCGGATCCTTTCGCTGCTGCAGACCACCCGCATCGCCTTCGACGAGCATCTCGAGATCGTCGAGGCGCTGGCCGCGCGCGACGCCGACGCGGCCGTGCAGGCGGTGACCCGCCACATCATGCGCATCGCCCGCGTCCTGCCCGAGATCCGCGCGGCGCATCCGCGCTTCTTCGACTAGCCGCGCCTCCACGCGTCGCCCGCGACGAAGAGAAGCCCGCCGGCGATCGCCCAGTTCTTGACGAAGATCGACATCTGCCAGCCATCCTCCGGCACGAAATGGAAGATGCTCGTCACCATGCAATAGACCGCGAGGCCCAGCGCCACGGGGCCGAGCCGCCATCCCGCGACGAGCGCGACCGCCCCCGCGGCATTGAGCACGAGCGCGGGCCAGACCGCGACGACCGGAAGGCCGCGATCGGCAAGCAGCCCCTCGACGATGCCGGGCGCGGCAGCCTTCTGCCACGCCCCCGCGAGGAAGAGCGCCGCGATCAGGACCCGCCCGACCAGTTTGAGACCCTTTTCCATCGCGCATTCCTTTCCTGTCGGGGTGCAACCGCAGGTCCGCCGCGTGCGTTCCACGGGCCGATGATTGCGCGAACGCTTGCCCGGCTTCGGTTGACGCGGGCGGCGGAATGGCATTCAACCCTTGCAGACAAGGACCGGGGCCGATCCCCGGGCCGCAGATGACGGGAGACATGAGATGAGCGTCAAGGTTGGTATCAACGGCTTCGGCCGCATCGGGCGCAACGTGCTGCGCGCCATCGTGGAATCGGGCCGCACCGATATCGAGGTCACGCATATCAACGATCTCGGCCCGGTCGAGACGAACGCGCACCTTCTGCGCTACGACAGCGTGCATGGCCGGTTCCCGGCCGAGGTGAGCTCGGGCGAGGACTGGATCGATGTCGGCACCGGCCGCATCAAGGTGACGTCGGAGAAGGACCCGAAGGCCCTGCCCTGGAGCGGCGTGGACGTCGCGCTGGAATGCACGGGCATCTTCACCAGCCGCGAGAAGGCGGCGATGCATCTCGAGAACGGATCGAACCGCGTGCTCGTGTCGGCCCCCTGCTCCGAGGCGCACAAGACGATCGTCTACGGCGTCAACCACGACAGCCTGACCGCCGACGACAAGGTGATCTCGAACGCGTCCTGCACGACGAACTGCCTGTCGCCGGTGGCCAAGGTCCTCAACGACGCGATCGGCATCAAGCGCGGCTTCATGACCACGATCCACTCCTACACGGGCGACCAGCCGACGCTCGACACAATGCACAAGGATCTCTACCGCGCACGTGCCGCCGGCCTGAACATGATCCCGACCTCGACGGGTGCCGCCAAGGCCGTGGGTCTCGTCCTGCCCGAACTCGACGGCAAGCTCGACGGCGTCGCGATCCGCGTGCCGACGCCCAATGTCTCGGTCGTGGACCTCACCTTCGAGGCCGAGCGCGACACCACGGTCGAGGAGATCAACGAGGCGATCGCCAAGGCCGCCGATGGATCGCTCAAGGGGATCCTGGGCTACACGAAGGACAAGCTCGTCAGCTCCGACTTCAACCACGACCCGCATTCGTCGATCTTCCACATGGACCAGACCAAGGTCATGGAAGGCACGATGTGCCGCATCCTGACGTGGTACGACAACGAGTGGGGGTTCTCGAACCGCATGGCCGACACCGCGGTCGCGATGGGCAAGCTCTGAGCCCCACGCACCACACGGCAAGATCCACGCCCGTCGCGACATCGCGGCGGGCGTTCTTAATTCCGGCTTCATGACTTTCGGGTTCTGCAGATGCTGCATGGCAGCATTTCGAATCGGGCGCTTGTCCGGATGCTGCGCGTGACCACCTCTCGGAGTGAACCGACCGAGAC of Palleronia sp. LCG004 contains these proteins:
- the kduI gene encoding 5-dehydro-4-deoxy-D-glucuronate isomerase; its protein translation is MTATTTRHAIDPATAKDLDTEGLRAHFHVGGLFRPGEATFVYSHYDRLLIGSVVPDGGTLTLDRVAETGTESFLDRREAGILNIGEAGQVRVAGETHEIATGEILYVGRGAGPVEFSGAGRFYVLSAPAHATHPTRLVRLADARRVELGSSQEANERVILQFLHPDVVDTCQLVMGYTQLAPGSVWNTMPAHTHDRRMEAYLYFDMSPEARVMHFMGAPDQTRHIVMGNEEAVISPPWSIHSGCGTGAYTFCWAMAGDNVDFTDMDMVAMEDLR
- a CDS encoding TRAP transporter large permease, which encodes MELWILFGTFTTLLLIGTPVAFCLGASSFATILYLGLPPVVVFQRLNSGVSVYALMAIPFFIYAGELMVRGDIARRLVALAGGLVGHLRGGLGQVNILASVLFGGISGSAAADAAAIGGLMVPQMEKRGYDTDYAVNVTVTSSIIALMLPPSHNLIIYSIASGGRLSIADLFTAGIVPGLLLALALIVAAWFVARRRGYPTDPFPGGRVLGALLVSAIPGLILVGIMFGGVRSGIFTASESSCIAVVYAMFVTFLVYRSLPWKAFVEATLGAVRTTAMVLLVIGMAASFGWLLAFLRVPAGIVTFMEGVSDNPILILLLINVSLLILGTFMDMSPLIIITTPIFLPVATAFGVDPVQFGIILVLNLGIGLCTPPVGAVLFVGCAVGRIPIGQVLKTIWPFYGASIAVLLLVTYIPALSLWLPALFRG
- a CDS encoding DoxX family membrane protein encodes the protein MEKGLKLVGRVLIAALFLAGAWQKAAAPGIVEGLLADRGLPVVAVWPALVLNAAGAVALVAGWRLGPVALGLAVYCMVTSIFHFVPEDGWQMSIFVKNWAIAGGLLFVAGDAWRRG
- a CDS encoding TRAP transporter small permease, encoding MEKFANFTGLVSRIALWGAGIGLVLMTAMIAAQVFWRYVLNNSLVWSEPASVMTMGWFIFLGAAVGIREGYHLSFEVVLYLLSDGVKDVLFHISDAVVLAFGVGMIWFGWQLAARTAGNSIPSLGISGAFDFAPIVIGGVLVVLFSVERIARRLAGLPTARFGDVVDEVTEE
- a CDS encoding GntR family transcriptional regulator, giving the protein MDDLTLAPFDDEPAITATERVFQTLYRAIVTIRLPPGTKVSEAEIARRLNVSRQPVRDAFFRLSMLGYLSIRPQRATLITAISDEDVRRASFIRSALESACIRAAAAALTDRDIAALREILARQGRAVEADDRDRFHRLDDAFHGEICRIGGHAYVWPLIDEQKGHMDRVRILSLLQTTRIAFDEHLEIVEALAARDADAAVQAVTRHIMRIARVLPEIRAAHPRFFD
- a CDS encoding cupin domain-containing protein translates to MTDTYPEVQADPGVTRRVLSQNPEIMVVGVTFEAGAEGKPHDHPHTQAVYVEGGRFRFTLGDDTIEIGEGESLVVPSGTRHGVVCLEAGRLIDTFTPRRDDFL
- the gap gene encoding type I glyceraldehyde-3-phosphate dehydrogenase, with amino-acid sequence MSVKVGINGFGRIGRNVLRAIVESGRTDIEVTHINDLGPVETNAHLLRYDSVHGRFPAEVSSGEDWIDVGTGRIKVTSEKDPKALPWSGVDVALECTGIFTSREKAAMHLENGSNRVLVSAPCSEAHKTIVYGVNHDSLTADDKVISNASCTTNCLSPVAKVLNDAIGIKRGFMTTIHSYTGDQPTLDTMHKDLYRARAAGLNMIPTSTGAAKAVGLVLPELDGKLDGVAIRVPTPNVSVVDLTFEAERDTTVEEINEAIAKAADGSLKGILGYTKDKLVSSDFNHDPHSSIFHMDQTKVMEGTMCRILTWYDNEWGFSNRMADTAVAMGKL
- the uxaC gene encoding glucuronate isomerase, coding for MPLTHPDRLFPSDPGERDLARRLYEGVADLPIISPHGHCDPRWFAENKRFPNPAELFVVPDHYVFRMLVSQGVTLTELGVPRADGSRSEIDPRKVWRIFAENFHLFRGTPSEMWLNHSFEHVFGIDMPLNRDTADEYYDHIDAKLAEDSFLPRALFERFNIEALATTEGALDDLKWHKMIRQSGWKGQVITTYRPDAVVDPDYEGFAENVEKLGELTRIPTTSWGGYLEAHRARRAFFKEHGATASDHGHPTARTEDLDRETAKALFLKALDGKCSPEEADAFRGHMLTEMARMSLEDGLTLQIHAGSHRNHSATVFEAHGRDKGFDIPSRTDWVNGLKPLLGAVGTERDLTIIPFTLDETTYGRELAPLAGAYPALRLGPPWWFFDSPEGIRRFREATTETAGFYNTAGFNDDTRAFCSIPARHDVSRRCDCAYLAGLVATGRLAEDAAHEVAHDLTYRLAKEAYRL
- a CDS encoding TRAP transporter substrate-binding protein; translation: MKTTLTAGLLASAAFAGSAMACEVTLRSSDTHPDGYPTVIAVEEMGRMLEERSDGRICVEVFHSAQLGEEKDTIEQTQFGVIDLNRVSMGPFNNIVEETQVVSLPYIFRSVEHMHKVMDGPIGDEILAAFEPHDLVGLAYYDGGSRSFYNSEKPIRSIDDLAGMKFRVMQSDIFVDMVGALGANATPMPYGEVYSGIQTGVIDGAENNWPSFESSGHYEVAPYFTLDQHLIVPEILVMSKTSFDALSPEDQELVRQAAKDSVPIMREAWAEREATSEQQVRDAGVEVITEIDKQPFIDAMGPVYEKYVTSDTLKSLVERIQATE